The region TCGAGGAGCGAGCAACACAAAATCGGCTTAAATCGCAACAGAATCGATTAGAGCAGATAAGGCGCCACCAGCAGGagattgagcagcagcaacggaactCTTCGACGAACCACTTCAACGAGGCGTATGAAGAGCAGCTACAGTAAGTAACAACACAGAATGATCCGTTGGAAGTGTACCTTACGATGATTGCTGATCTTCCCAACAGGAAACTGGAGGCATCCTACGCCGGTTCATCGGAAGAggagagcgaagaagaagaagaggacggTGCGAATGGGTTGGAAGGAGCGATGGCCGGGCTTAATGTGAGCCAAGATGAAAATGGTGAAGAGAGCTTCTACCTGGACGATCTGTACTGTGTGGCCTGTGACAAAATGTTCACAAATCGCAATTCATTCGAAAACCACGAATCTTCCCGTAAGCATCGACAAAACGTGGAACTGTTGCGCCGGCAGATGCGCGAAGAATCAGCGAACCAAGATGAGCCCAGTGAGGAGGCAGGAGCTGAAGATGAAACCGGTCTGTCTCCGGATGAGGCCGTCAGTGGTGATGAAGCGGTTGAGGAGGAAGTGAAAAAGGAGGTAAAGAGCAAGTCCAAGAAGAACAAAAGTAAGAAGAAAGCTTTTGCTAGTATTCCTGTGATAAAACCATCGgatgacgaagaggaggatggCGATGGAGATGGATCGTTGTCCAAGATGcccaaggaggaggaagatatGATCGGATTGCGCttgggaaggaaggatgaCAGCGATGACGAGGCTCACAACTGGGGTGCCGGAAACGGTAAAAAGTCCAAAAAGGGCAAAGCAAAATCAAAAACCGATGCGGGAGCAGCAAAAGCCACTAAAGCTAATGCCGTGCCAACACCCAAGGATGAACCAACtgcgagtgaaacagcaaaCCAGGAACCTGTGACCAAGAAGCCGTCGAGCTCGAAAGCGAAAGCTGGACACTCGGACGATGAGGAAGGCAGCTCATCTACGGACCACTCGTGCGTAACGTGCAACGTAAAGTTtccctccaaaaacaaactcttCGATCATCTCAAAAAGACTGGCCACAGCGTCTACATCGATAAGCTGAAGGCGTCCAAGGCCGGTGGGAAAGCTGAAGGAACTGCCAAGGGCAAACGAAAAGGTAAATAATGGCTTTCAACCAAGCGTGTGCCGATCGTGCGGATCAGAAGATCaataaaaacgttggtttgcGTTGTTTGTAAAACTACTCGCTCAATATGCTCTCCTATGTGGAGGAGAGGTTCTTTTTATTagaaagaaatggaacggaGGAGTCGAACCTCGTTATGGCCGTGCTTACATGCTAGGGACATGGTTATGGGGTCATGCAATACAATTCGAATGTTTCGAAAGTGCGTCCGCTTGGGATGCATATACGTATTAAGAGAGTACTGGCACAGGTCAAGGCGATCGCGAATAAATCGCTTCACTGGATCCTCTTGATCGTCTACTTTAACCTAGTTGCGGCCTTCACGAGGCCTTACCTTAAAGCTATCGTGGAAAATCATCTCATAATAGCTTGATTCTACAGCTGCCACCGTGTCATGGAGGAAAAAAGATCTGGATAGTCTTTTTCTGGTTGAGATTCATACTGGTTGGTTATGTAGCTTGCCGGCATCGTGATCTCCTTCTCATGCTGCCATGCTGCGTATCGCGCGATCACTTATGGAACGCACACGAGTACCTCACCCTCTTCGATGCGCTGCTGAG is a window of Anopheles aquasalis chromosome 2, idAnoAquaMG_Q_19, whole genome shotgun sequence DNA encoding:
- the LOC126581705 gene encoding dnaJ homolog subfamily C member 21, with product MKCHYEVLGVARTAGDDEIKKAYRKLALRWHPDKNLDNPEEANQQFLLVQAAYDVLSDMHERAWYDNHREQILRGGHTDYEDNSLDVYQFFTTSCYKGYGDDPGGFYAVYADVFHKLATEEVEFLETEEDFESIPKFGDSQSDYETVVRLFYGYWEGYCTKKSYAWLNPHNVAEIRDRRILKAIEKENKKVQQKARKERNEEIRSLVLFVKKRDRRVQAYKKLLEERATQNRLKSQQNRLEQIRRHQQEIEQQQRNSSTNHFNEAYEEQLQKLEASYAGSSEEESEEEEEDGANGLEGAMAGLNVSQDENGEESFYLDDLYCVACDKMFTNRNSFENHESSRKHRQNVELLRRQMREESANQDEPSEEAGAEDETGLSPDEAVSGDEAVEEEVKKEVKSKSKKNKSKKKAFASIPVIKPSDDEEEDGDGDGSLSKMPKEEEDMIGLRLGRKDDSDDEAHNWGAGNGKKSKKGKAKSKTDAGAAKATKANAVPTPKDEPTASETANQEPVTKKPSSSKAKAGHSDDEEGSSSTDHSCVTCNVKFPSKNKLFDHLKKTGHSVYIDKLKASKAGGKAEGTAKGKRKGK